A genomic stretch from Lathyrus oleraceus cultivar Zhongwan6 chromosome 2, CAAS_Psat_ZW6_1.0, whole genome shotgun sequence includes:
- the LOC127123360 gene encoding ATP-dependent Clp protease proteolytic subunit 3, chloroplastic codes for MNQCMQDQYDAYLQLNYALKHIWAQVVIFFELAKHFTKIDALASLTADDTLDTTNMLLRQRIVFLGSQVDDVTADFVISQLLFLDADDPKKDIKLFINSPGGSVTAGMGIYDAMKLCNADVSTICFGLAASMGAFLLAAGTKGKRYCMPNSKVMIHQPLGSVGGVGTKVCIRVRELIYRKIKINKILSRITGRPEEQIELDMDRDSFMNPWEAKEYGLINEVIDDGKPGLVAPIVDATPPPKTQIKDIWEIKGNTKGNLQLSRRG; via the coding sequence ATGAATCAATGCATGCAGGATCAATATGATGCATACCTGCAATTGAACTATGCCTTAAAGCACATTTGGGCACAAGTCGTGATTTTCTTTGAACTTGCAAAACACTTCACCAAAATAGATGCTCTCGCTAGTCTGACTGCTGACGACACTCTTGACACTACCAACATGCTTCTCCGTCAAAGAATTGTCTTTTTGGGTTCTCAGGTGGATGATGTGACTGCAGATTTTGTAATCAGTCAGCTTTTGTTTTTGGATGCTGATGACCCTAAGAAAGACATCAAGTTGTTTATAAATTCACCTGGTGGTTCTGTTACTGCTGGAATGGGAATTTATGATGCCATGAAGTTATGCAACGCAGACGTGTCAACAATTTGCTTTGGACTTGCAGCATCCATGGGTGCATTTCTCCTTGCTGCAGGAACAAAAGGGAAGAGATATTGTATGCCGAATTCTAAAGTTATGATCCATCAACCGCTCGGGTCTGTTGGCGGAGTAGGTACAAAAGTGTGCATCCGTGTGAGAGAATTGATATACCGCAAGATTAAGATAAACAAGATACTATCAAGAATTACGGGAAGACctgaagagcagattgaattgGACATGGATCGTGACAGTTTTATGAATCCTTGGGAAGCGAAGGAATACGGTTTGATTAATGAGGTTATTGATGACGGAAAACCAGGATTAGTTGCTCCAATTGTAGATGCAACACCACCTCCAAAAACTCAGATTAAAGATATATGGGAAATTAAAGGAAACACAAAAGGTAATCTGCAACTTTCAAGAAGAGGATAA